AAACAAATTATGACCATCCTAATGCCTTTGATACGGAACTTTTAGTGGAGCATTTAAGGGAACTTTCCAATTGGAATAAAATAGAAAAACCTATATATGATTTTGAATTACATAACAGAAAAAAAGAAACAGAAATTGTAGAACCTACCGAAATTATAATAGTAGAAGGAATACTTGTATTAGAAGAAAAAGAAATAAGAGATTTATTGGATATAAAAATTTATGTGGATACTGATGCAGATGTAAGAATAATAAGAAGGCTTGTTAGAGATATAAAAGAAAGAGGAAGAACTTTAGATTCTGTAATAAATCAGTATTTAAATGTTGTAAGACCTATGCATATGCAATTTATAGAACCTAGTAAAAGATATGCAGACATAATAATCCCTGAAGGGGGACATAATAAAGTAGCTATAGATATAATTGTAGGTAACATAAAACAAATGCTTCAAAAATCAGAATAAAAGGATAAAAATACCTCATTTTGACAATAATAAAGTTAAAGTGAGGTGTTTTTTATATATAAAAGAAGATGTTACGTAATTTTATTATTTTTTTTAATATTATTAGGACTTTTAAATTTTAGAATATATAACATACAATACAAAGATAGGGAAAAATATAGTGTTATGGCAGATATGCAGCATTCTTATATAGAGTCTACAAGGGACTTGAATTATAAACTATTAGATTGTAATGAAAATAATTTATTAAAATATAAAGAAGAGTATAAAGCTGTTATAATACCTAAAGTATTTATAAGGGAAAATGGGGAAGAAAATTATAAAGAATACTTAAATATAATAGAGGAATTAGGAGTTTATAACAAAAACTATGATAATTTAGATATAACTTCTAATGCTAAGCATTATTTTGATATAGATTTTAATACATATAGACGCTTAAATGAAATAAAAAATATTAAGGGGTTTTATACATTTAAAAGGTTAAAGGTAGATAGAAGCGAAGCTTGGAGCATAGAAAATATGATAACTACTACAAGAAATATTAATAGTGGAAAAGAAAAATCATTAGATTCATTAGAAATGATTATAAAAGATAAACTTAAAAATAATAAAAATTATACTATAGAATTTAAAAAAGATGTAGATAATAATATATTAAATGTGAAAGAAAATATACCTAAAAATAATTTAAATGTAAAATTAACTTTGGACGGAAATCTACAAGAACATATAAAAGAATTATTAAACAATAAATATGGGGACTATGAACAAATAGGAGTCATTTTAATGGAAAGCAATAGTGGAAATATAAAGGCTATGGTACAAAAGGATGACACTTTACCCAATGTAAATATAGGAGCAGAAACATTAAATGGTTTTTTCCCAGGCTCTATTTATAAAACTTTAATTATGGAAACTATGCTAGAAAAAGATAATAATAATATAAATAAAAAATTTTCTTGTAGAGGATTATATGAAGATAAAAATAAAGGTATAACACATGGTTCTTTAAGTATAAAAGATGCTTTTGTGGTATCTTGTAACCATATATTTTCACAATTAGGCATAGAGTCAGGTTTTAAAAGGATATATACTTTATCTAAATCTCAGGGGCTTTTAGATAAGGTTTTAAACTTAGATAGAGAACAGATTGGTAGGTTTGAAATAGAAGATCCTAAAATGGAGGATGGAAGTTTAGGACTTACTGCTATAGGGCAAAATATAAGAATTACTCCTGTAGAGGCAATATCCATTGTAAACACAGTGATAAATGAAGGAATATATATAAAACCGAATATAGTAAGTGCATATGTAGACAATGATAATAAGGCAGTAGAGAAAATAAAATACGAAAATGAAAGATGTATATCTGAAGAAACAGCTTTAAATGTAAAAAAGGCTATGAATGAAGTAGTTAAGAGGGGAACTGGTAGAGAAGCTTATTTAGAAAATATAGACATAGGCGGCAAAACTGGTTCTACGGAAAGACTAGAAATAATTAAAAATAAAAAAGGTGAAGAGGAAAGAATTAAATATTCTGATGGATGGTTTATTGGATTTTTTAATAAAGAAGATAAATATTATTCTATGGTTGTATTTGTAAAAAATATAAATAAAGATTCTCAAAGCGGAGGGAATACTGCAGCACCTATATTTAAGGATATTGTTAATATATTTGTAAATGAAGAAAGTTAGAGGAAAGTATTTAAAACAAATTTTATAATAAAATAAGAACTAAAATTAGTCTCTCTGAATATTATAATAATAAGCACTATTTGGAGGGACTAAAATTGAATATGTTTGATTCTATAATAAACATATTAGGTAGCAATATACTATTAACAGCCTATGTTACAGGTAATAATTCTTTTCCACAACCATTAAAGCCAGAAGAAGAAAAGTATTATTTAAAACAATTAGAAAAAGGAGATATATCAGCAAAAGGAGTACTTATAGAGAGAAATCTAAGGCTTGTAGCACATATAGTAAAAAAATATTCATTTCCTGGAAAAGATATGGATGATTTAATATCCATAGGTACTATAGGCCTTATAAAAGCTATAGATTCATTTAAATTAGATAGAGGCACAAAACTTGCTACTTATGCAGCAAAGTGCATTGAAAATGAAATATTGATGTTAATTAGAAATAATAAGAAAACAAAAGGAGAAGTATATCTTCAAGATCCAATAGGTATAGACAAAGAAGGAAATGAAATTTCATTAATGGACGTGCTAGGTACAGATGAAGATTCTGTAGTAGATATTGTAGAATACAGAATAAAGCTAAAAAAACTCTATGAAAAAATAGATATCTGTCTTACAAAAAGAGAAAAAGCTGTTATAGAAATGAGATATGGTTTAGTAGATGGAGGAATAAAAACTCAAAGAGAAATTGCAGAGATATTAGGCATATCTAGGTCGTATGTATCTAGAATAGAGAAAAGGTCTTTAAAAAAACTGTGCAAAGAAATGCAAAAACCATAAATACTTTGAATTAAAATTAAATATGGTATAAAATATAAATAAATTGTAAAACAGTATAAAGTGAGGAAAGTACATGAAGTACACAGGATTATTAGGAAATAATATATCATATTCTAAATCACCTGATATTCATAACAAATATTATTATGAAAATAATATTCCTTTAAGATATAAAATATTTGATATAAAAGAAGAGGAACTACCTTATTTTATAAAGAATTTATATAAAAAAAATATAGTAGGATTTAATGTAACTATACCTTATAAGACTAAGATTTTAGAATATATAGAAAAGCTTGAACATCCAGCTGATAAAATAGGAGCAGTTAATACGGTGGTAGCGTTAAAGAATAAATTAATTGGATTTAATACTGATTATTATGGCTTTATTGAAAGCTTAAAAATAAGAAATATTGAATTAAAAGAAAAGAATAGCTTAATTATAGGAAATGGTGGTTCAGCTCTTTGTATTTATTATGCATTAATGGATATAGGATGTAAGAATATAGATGTTTTGTGTAGAAATAAGTATAAAAATAAAGAAAAATTTAGAAAAATAAGATATTTTCATAATTTTCATAATGACATAGAATACGAACAATATGATATAATAATAAATTGTACACCTTTAGGGGGAGTTAATTATATAAAAAGTATCCCAATAGATTTAGAAAAAGTTAAACTAAAAAAAGATGTACTAATCTATGATTTAAATTATAAGCCGCAAGAAACTCTTTTTATAAGTCAAGGGAAGAAGATGGGGATAACGTGTATCAATGGAGAAGATATGTTAAAATTTCAAGCTTATAAGTCTATAGATATATGGAAAATATATATGCTAAACGGGGAGGATAAAAAAGTTGGAAAGTTTAAGTGATTTATTAGATAAAACATTGCAAAAAAAGGGTTCAGATTTACACCTTACAGTAGGGGTAGCTCCAACAATTAGGGTAAATGGAGAATTAACTCAAATATCTGATGAAAAATTGAAACCTAAAGAATTGGAAAAATATGCACAAGAAATTCTCAAGGAAGATTTTCAGGAGTATTGTGAAATAGGGGAGGCAGACACATCTTTTTCCATACCTGGATTAGGAAGATTTAGAGTCAATGTATTCAAACAAAGAGGAAGCCATGCTATTGCCATAAGAATTGTAGGTGTAAGAGTGCCAAGTTTAAATACCTTAGATTTTCCTAAGACTATAAAAGAATTGTCTCTTATGAAAAGAGGGCTTATATTAGTGACAGGGCCTGCAGGATCTGGTAAGAGTACTACTTTAGCAGCAATGATAAATGAAATCAATTTAAAGAGGTCTGCTCATATAATAACATTAGAAGATCCAATAGAATATCTTCATAAACATAATAATTCTATTGTGAATCAAAGAGAAATAGGCAAAGATACAAAAAATTATACTCAAGCTCTTAGGGCGGTTTTAAGAGAAGATCCAGATGTTATATTAGTTGGGGAGATGAGAGATCTAGAAACTATTTCAATAGCTTTAACAGCTGCAGAAACAGGACATTTAGTATTATCTAGTTTACATACTATTGGAGCAGCTAAAACTATAGATAGAATAATAGATGTTTTCCCTTCATCACAACAACAGCAAATAAGAATACAGTTAGCTACTGTTTTAAAGGGAATAGTATCTCAACAATTGGTTCCTAGAAAAGACGGAGATGGCAGAATTGCAGCTTTAGAAATCATGATTGCAAATAATGCAATACAAAATATGATAAGAGAAGGTAAAGTTCATCAAATAGAATCTTCCATTCAAACTGGAATTAAATATGGTATGAAAACTATGGACATGGCTTTAGCAGAATTATATAAAAAAGAATTAATTTCTTATGACAATGCAATAGCATATTCTATGGATAGAGAAATGATTAAAAAAATGATATATATATGAAGAGGAATCATCTAAGGATTCCTCTTTTCTATTTATTAAAAAACAACACTAACCCCTGATATGTAGTTATTTATTAAAAAATTACAAATTGATTTTTAAAATAGTGTATAATAATATAGAGAGTAAATTCATAAAAAATCATTATAATGCAAATAATTTTAAATAATATAGTAATTATATTTTAATTATGATAAAATAACCATGAATTAGGGGGGAGAGTTTTGGCAATCCTTAGTGATGTTATACATGAAATTACTAAAATTATAACATGGACTGTTTTTGCCATATCCATGTATTATTTAATTATATCTTTCTTTGGAATATGGATTAAAAAAGACGAAAAAAAATATGAACCTAAAAATAAATTTGCATTAGTAGTTGCAGCTCATAATGAGGAAATTGTCATTAGAAATATAGTTCATAGTTTAAAAGAATTAGACTATCCAAAAGAACTTTATGATATATTTGTTATTGCAGATAATTGCACCGACAAAACTGCAGAAAGAGCAAGAAAAGAAGGGGCAATTGTATATGAAAGATTTAATAAAGAAAAAAGGGGCAAAGGTTATGCCTTAGAGTGGATGTTTAATAAAATATTTAAAATGACAAATGGATATAATGCTGTAGTTGTATTTGATGCAGATAATTTAGTTCATAAGAACTTTCTTAATGAAATGAATAAAAGGATGATTAAAGGGGATAAAGTTATACAAGGATATTTAGATAGTAAAAATCCTGAGGATACTTGGATTACAGGAAGTTATTCCATATCTTTTTGGACTTCAAATAGGATGTTTCAATTATCTAGAAGCAATTTAGGATTATCTAATCAATTAGGTGGTACTGGATTTTGTATAGATATAAATGTACTAAAAGAAATAGGATGGGGAGCTACTTGCCTTACTGAGGATTTAGAATTCTCCTGTAAGTTAGTTTTAAATGGATATAAAGTATCATGGGCACATGAAGCTGTAATATATGATGAAAAACCTTTGACACTAAAGCAGTCTTGGGCACAGAGAAGAAGATGGATGCAAGGATTTGCAGATGTATCTCATAGATATTTTTTTAAGTTAATAAAAAAAGCTGTAAAGGATTTAGATTTTAAGGCATTAGATTGTGCACTTTATAGTATTCAACCTATAATAATATTGTTGTTTGGATTTTCTATGGCTATGAGTACAATAAACTATGTAAATAGAGCATTGGATATGATTTTAAATATAAATGAAGTATTATCAATGTATATTATGAATTTTAATATGGTAACTTTTGCAGCAATAATCATTTCTGTATTTCAGTTTATATATACTCCATTTATATTGATATTAGAAAATAAATTAGATCTAAAAATATTTTTTTATTACATAATATATCCTATATATGCTGTAACTTGGATACCTATATCTATTCAAGGAATTTTAAGAAAAAATGATAAAGAATGGAGTCATACAACTCATACAAGAAATGTTAAAATAAATGATCTTAAAAAAGTTAATTAAAAAGAAAGATAAATATCTTTCTTTTTTTATGTAGCGTAAAAATATTATGTAGCATAGAGGAAAAAAAACATTTATGTTGAATATATAAATTAGTGATTCCTTTATAGGAGGGGAAATTTATGGATGAATACATAGTAGGATTGGATATAGGGTCTTCATCAGTTTGTACTGCTGCAGGAAAACTTGATAAGTATGGAAAAGTTCAAATAGTAGGCATTAATTACGTTCCCTGTACAGGTATAAAAAAGGGAGTTGTAATAGATATAGATGAAACTTCTGAGAGTATAAAAAATTCAATTTATCAGTTGCAGACAATGATCGACTCAAAAGTTGCAGAAATATATTTGTCAATTCCAGCGGAAATATGTGAAATAATTTTAAATAAAGGTGTAGTGGCAGTATCTTCTGATGATAGAGAGATAAAGAAAAATGATGTTAACAGAGTGTTAAGTGCTTCGAGAATTATAACAATACCATCAAATAAAGAAATTATTGGGGTAATTCCAGAAGAATATATAGTAGATGGATACAATAAAATAAAGGATCCCATAGGTATGAGTGGTGTAAGACTAGAAGTGGATGCTCAAATAATATTAAGCGAATCCACAATTATAAGTAATTTATTAAAATGTATAAAAAAAGCAGAATTAAATGTTAAAGGTATGGTTTTTCAACCTATGGCTAATGCACTATCTACTTTAAAAGAAGAAGAAACAGAAACAGGAGTTCTTTTATTAGATGTAGGAGCAGAAACAACTAATATAACAGTTTTTAAAGAAGGAAAAATAACCTATTTAGATAAAATATCAATAGGTGGAAATATAATAACTAATGATATTTCATTGTGTTTAAAGTTACCAGTATCAGAAGCTGAAAAGGTTAAATTAAAATATGGAAAAATTAATCTTCAAAAAGAAGAAGATTTTAAAATAAAAATTAATGCAAGTTATGACAACGCTATAGAAATTAGTTATAATATATTAAATGAAATAATAAGTTCCAGAGTAGAAGAATTACTTTATTTAGTAAAAAATAAGCTAATAAAGAATAGACAAATGGAAAGTATATCAAATGTAGTTATTGTAGGAGGAGGTATAGCATTACTAAAAGGAGTTAATGAACTTGGTAAAAGAATAATAGGAAAACCTACTAGAATAGGAACACCAGAATATATAGGGACGGTTAGTCCATTATATTCTTCAGCTGTTGGAGTAGTAGAAGATGTTTTAAACACCTTAGAATTTAATCCAATAGACGAAAAAGATATAGAAATAAATAGGAAAAGAGAAAAATATCAAAGAGAAGAAGAAGAAGTTTTCTATGAAGAAGAAAAACATGGATTTATGTCAAAGATAAAAGAGTTTTTTATAGACTTTTTCTAATAAGGAGGTATTATAGTGCTAGATTTTGATGTAGATGAAAAGCAATTTGCTCAGATAAAGGTTATAGGATGTGGTGGCGGCGGAAACAATGCCGTAAATAGAATGATTGAAGAAGGATTAAAAAATGTTGAATTTATTGCAGTAAATACAGATAAGCAAGCTTTGATGCTCTCGCAAGCATCTCAAAAGATACAAATAGGAGACAAGCTAACTAAAGGATTGGGGGCTGGTGCAAACCCTGAAATTGGACAAAAAGCTGCTGAAGAAAGCAGTGAAGAAATAGCTCAAGCTATAAAAGGTGCAGATATGGTATTTATAACTGCTGGTATGGGAGGAGGAACTGGTACAGGAGCTGCCCCTGTTATTGCAGAAATAGCAAAATCCATGGAAATATTAACTGTAGGAGTAGTAACTAAACCATTCCCTTTTGAAGGAAGAAAAAGAATGCTTCATGCTGAAATGGGAGTACAAAATTTAAAAGATAGTGTGGACACACTTGTAACAATACCAAATGAAAGATTACTTAGTATAGTAGATAAAAAGACCACTTTAATGGAATCCTTTAAATTGGCAGATGATGTTTTAAGACAAGGTGTACAAGGTATATCCGACTTAATAACAATCCCTGGTCTTGTAAACTTAGACTTTGCAGATGTAAAGACTATTATGACAGATAGGGGTCTAGCTCATATGGGTGTAGGAAGAGGTAGCGGAGACAATAGGGCACAAGAAGCTGCTAAACAAGCTATATCTAGTCCTCTTTTAGAAACTTCCATTGTAGGAGCAACTGGAGTATTGCTTAATATAACAGGTGGATCAGATCTTGGTTTGCTTGAAATAAATGAGGCTGCAGAAGTAGTTCAGCAAGCTGCTGATCCAGATGCAAATATTATATTTGGAGCTGTTATAGATGAAAATTTAAAAGATGAAATAAGAATTACAGTAATAGCCACAGGTTTTGAAAAGGATTATACAAAAGAATCAAAAGAAAATTTTTTAGAAACAGGAAATACTAAAAATAAAGAAGGAATGTCTTCAGAAGTAGCGGCATCTAAAGAGGAATATGACACTTATAGTGAAAATGATTTGGAAATACCTACTTTTTTAAGGAGACAAAGAAGATAATAAACATAAAAAATCTGATCTAATTAGAAAAAGATCAGATTTTTTTATGT
This window of the Clostridium cochlearium genome carries:
- the ftsA gene encoding cell division protein FtsA, whose protein sequence is MDEYIVGLDIGSSSVCTAAGKLDKYGKVQIVGINYVPCTGIKKGVVIDIDETSESIKNSIYQLQTMIDSKVAEIYLSIPAEICEIILNKGVVAVSSDDREIKKNDVNRVLSASRIITIPSNKEIIGVIPEEYIVDGYNKIKDPIGMSGVRLEVDAQIILSESTIISNLLKCIKKAELNVKGMVFQPMANALSTLKEEETETGVLLLDVGAETTNITVFKEGKITYLDKISIGGNIITNDISLCLKLPVSEAEKVKLKYGKINLQKEEDFKIKINASYDNAIEISYNILNEIISSRVEELLYLVKNKLIKNRQMESISNVVIVGGGIALLKGVNELGKRIIGKPTRIGTPEYIGTVSPLYSSAVGVVEDVLNTLEFNPIDEKDIEINRKREKYQREEEEVFYEEEKHGFMSKIKEFFIDFF
- a CDS encoding penicillin-binding transpeptidase domain-containing protein, with the translated sequence MADMQHSYIESTRDLNYKLLDCNENNLLKYKEEYKAVIIPKVFIRENGEENYKEYLNIIEELGVYNKNYDNLDITSNAKHYFDIDFNTYRRLNEIKNIKGFYTFKRLKVDRSEAWSIENMITTTRNINSGKEKSLDSLEMIIKDKLKNNKNYTIEFKKDVDNNILNVKENIPKNNLNVKLTLDGNLQEHIKELLNNKYGDYEQIGVILMESNSGNIKAMVQKDDTLPNVNIGAETLNGFFPGSIYKTLIMETMLEKDNNNINKKFSCRGLYEDKNKGITHGSLSIKDAFVVSCNHIFSQLGIESGFKRIYTLSKSQGLLDKVLNLDREQIGRFEIEDPKMEDGSLGLTAIGQNIRITPVEAISIVNTVINEGIYIKPNIVSAYVDNDNKAVEKIKYENERCISEETALNVKKAMNEVVKRGTGREAYLENIDIGGKTGSTERLEIIKNKKGEEERIKYSDGWFIGFFNKEDKYYSMVVFVKNINKDSQSGGNTAAPIFKDIVNIFVNEES
- a CDS encoding type IV pilus twitching motility protein PilT, which produces MESLSDLLDKTLQKKGSDLHLTVGVAPTIRVNGELTQISDEKLKPKELEKYAQEILKEDFQEYCEIGEADTSFSIPGLGRFRVNVFKQRGSHAIAIRIVGVRVPSLNTLDFPKTIKELSLMKRGLILVTGPAGSGKSTTLAAMINEINLKRSAHIITLEDPIEYLHKHNNSIVNQREIGKDTKNYTQALRAVLREDPDVILVGEMRDLETISIALTAAETGHLVLSSLHTIGAAKTIDRIIDVFPSSQQQQIRIQLATVLKGIVSQQLVPRKDGDGRIAALEIMIANNAIQNMIREGKVHQIESSIQTGIKYGMKTMDMALAELYKKELISYDNAIAYSMDREMIKKMIYI
- the udk gene encoding uridine kinase, which encodes MSKRRPMLIGITGGTGSGKSTVSKEICRKFDKDLIVMIEQDSYYRDQSHLSIEERVKTNYDHPNAFDTELLVEHLRELSNWNKIEKPIYDFELHNRKKETEIVEPTEIIIVEGILVLEEKEIRDLLDIKIYVDTDADVRIIRRLVRDIKERGRTLDSVINQYLNVVRPMHMQFIEPSKRYADIIIPEGGHNKVAIDIIVGNIKQMLQKSE
- the ftsZ gene encoding cell division protein FtsZ, which produces MLDFDVDEKQFAQIKVIGCGGGGNNAVNRMIEEGLKNVEFIAVNTDKQALMLSQASQKIQIGDKLTKGLGAGANPEIGQKAAEESSEEIAQAIKGADMVFITAGMGGGTGTGAAPVIAEIAKSMEILTVGVVTKPFPFEGRKRMLHAEMGVQNLKDSVDTLVTIPNERLLSIVDKKTTLMESFKLADDVLRQGVQGISDLITIPGLVNLDFADVKTIMTDRGLAHMGVGRGSGDNRAQEAAKQAISSPLLETSIVGATGVLLNITGGSDLGLLEINEAAEVVQQAADPDANIIFGAVIDENLKDEIRITVIATGFEKDYTKESKENFLETGNTKNKEGMSSEVAASKEEYDTYSENDLEIPTFLRRQRR
- the aroE gene encoding shikimate dehydrogenase, with amino-acid sequence MKYTGLLGNNISYSKSPDIHNKYYYENNIPLRYKIFDIKEEELPYFIKNLYKKNIVGFNVTIPYKTKILEYIEKLEHPADKIGAVNTVVALKNKLIGFNTDYYGFIESLKIRNIELKEKNSLIIGNGGSALCIYYALMDIGCKNIDVLCRNKYKNKEKFRKIRYFHNFHNDIEYEQYDIIINCTPLGGVNYIKSIPIDLEKVKLKKDVLIYDLNYKPQETLFISQGKKMGITCINGEDMLKFQAYKSIDIWKIYMLNGEDKKVGKFK
- the sigK gene encoding RNA polymerase sporulation sigma factor SigK: MFDSIINILGSNILLTAYVTGNNSFPQPLKPEEEKYYLKQLEKGDISAKGVLIERNLRLVAHIVKKYSFPGKDMDDLISIGTIGLIKAIDSFKLDRGTKLATYAAKCIENEILMLIRNNKKTKGEVYLQDPIGIDKEGNEISLMDVLGTDEDSVVDIVEYRIKLKKLYEKIDICLTKREKAVIEMRYGLVDGGIKTQREIAEILGISRSYVSRIEKRSLKKLCKEMQKP
- a CDS encoding glycosyltransferase family 2 protein, with the protein product MAILSDVIHEITKIITWTVFAISMYYLIISFFGIWIKKDEKKYEPKNKFALVVAAHNEEIVIRNIVHSLKELDYPKELYDIFVIADNCTDKTAERARKEGAIVYERFNKEKRGKGYALEWMFNKIFKMTNGYNAVVVFDADNLVHKNFLNEMNKRMIKGDKVIQGYLDSKNPEDTWITGSYSISFWTSNRMFQLSRSNLGLSNQLGGTGFCIDINVLKEIGWGATCLTEDLEFSCKLVLNGYKVSWAHEAVIYDEKPLTLKQSWAQRRRWMQGFADVSHRYFFKLIKKAVKDLDFKALDCALYSIQPIIILLFGFSMAMSTINYVNRALDMILNINEVLSMYIMNFNMVTFAAIIISVFQFIYTPFILILENKLDLKIFFYYIIYPIYAVTWIPISIQGILRKNDKEWSHTTHTRNVKINDLKKVN